A genomic stretch from Algoriphagus halophilus includes:
- a CDS encoding acyltransferase family protein, translating to MTLKQDTGILSNRYLALDVLRGMTIAFMIIVNTAGDWSNLYAPLAHAKWHGFTPTDLVFPTFLFVVGNAMSFSMKKLQDMSAKNFFKKVGKRALLIFLIGWLLNAFPFYELTENGGFNFIKLTEVRLFGVLQRIALSYFFAAIILYIGGIRLGWIFSAIALLGYWAIMYIFGDPADPYGLTGNAAIQLDLSWIGAERMYGGEGIPFDPEGILSTLPAIVNVIAGYLVGRLIQQLGNGMETIKKLLIGGAVLIAAAYIWDLVFPINKKIWTSSYVLLTVGIDMLILAVLVYIIELKKVNNWTYFFEVFGRNPLILYVASGLVITLFGMIPIGEISLRSTIYQNLFTSWLSPKNASFFFAFSYMLLIWIIGLWMDKKRIYIKV from the coding sequence CAATCGGTATCTAGCATTAGATGTTTTACGTGGCATGACCATCGCCTTTATGATCATTGTGAACACCGCGGGTGATTGGTCAAATTTGTATGCTCCTTTAGCACATGCCAAATGGCATGGTTTCACCCCTACCGACCTGGTTTTCCCAACATTTCTATTTGTAGTAGGAAATGCCATGAGCTTTTCCATGAAAAAGCTACAGGACATGTCTGCCAAGAATTTCTTTAAAAAAGTAGGCAAGCGGGCTCTTTTGATCTTTTTAATAGGCTGGCTATTAAATGCATTCCCTTTTTATGAACTGACAGAGAACGGTGGGTTCAATTTTATCAAGCTTACTGAAGTGAGATTATTTGGGGTTCTTCAGAGAATTGCCCTTAGCTATTTCTTTGCAGCCATCATCTTATATATTGGAGGGATTAGACTAGGCTGGATTTTTAGCGCAATTGCCTTACTGGGCTATTGGGCCATCATGTATATTTTCGGTGATCCAGCAGATCCCTATGGATTGACAGGAAATGCTGCCATCCAATTGGACCTATCTTGGATTGGTGCTGAGAGAATGTATGGTGGAGAAGGAATTCCATTCGATCCAGAGGGAATTTTAAGTACTCTTCCAGCCATTGTGAATGTGATCGCTGGTTACCTCGTTGGGAGGTTGATCCAGCAATTGGGGAATGGCATGGAAACTATCAAAAAACTACTGATTGGTGGAGCGGTACTGATAGCTGCAGCATATATCTGGGACCTCGTTTTCCCGATCAACAAAAAAATTTGGACCAGCTCCTATGTATTATTGACTGTGGGAATTGATATGTTGATTTTGGCTGTTTTGGTATACATTATAGAGTTGAAAAAAGTAAATAACTGGACTTACTTTTTTGAAGTTTTTGGAAGAAACCCATTGATATTGTATGTCGCATCCGGATTAGTAATCACTCTTTTTGGAATGATTCCTATCGGGGAAATCAGTTTAAGGTCCACGATCTATCAAAATTTGTTTACCAGCTGGTTAAGCCCTAAAAATGCTTCGTTCTTTTTTGCGTTCAGCTATATGCTTTTGATCTGGATCATAGGACTTTGGATGGACAAAAAACGCATCTACATCAAGGTTTAA
- a CDS encoding endonuclease/exonuclease/phosphatase family protein, with amino-acid sequence MKLKIGVYNVEWMRELFDPEGNPTTTGKEGERSQQLAAVIEAMDPDFLGIVEGPNTLVNLSKTASLQLEAWVQAFLPQKNLKGIHGFPSPGQQELCALYNPDKINVLFTPEVKEGKRFDEPFVVDTLNRLIKEQYKHYRPPLELSILGLDDTLFTRVIIAHTKSKGIFDMVDYARFEQISQRDRLKLFAECMSIRQRCDEYLEKGQQVMVMGDINDGFELDFYENKFSKSAVELLLGDTWHPEFILKSVLPKPKLNSYGWTPNSSRFKDRITGDQVNVLIDHILVSQGIQVLHGKVWNPYLEKDDNLIQSVKTQLKNASDHFPIVSEIEF; translated from the coding sequence ATGAAATTAAAAATTGGAGTTTACAATGTGGAATGGATGAGGGAACTCTTTGATCCTGAAGGAAATCCAACCACCACTGGAAAAGAGGGAGAACGAAGTCAGCAGTTAGCAGCGGTCATTGAAGCCATGGATCCTGATTTTTTAGGTATTGTAGAGGGTCCGAACACATTAGTCAACCTTTCCAAAACAGCTAGCCTCCAATTGGAAGCATGGGTTCAGGCGTTTCTTCCTCAAAAAAACCTAAAGGGAATACACGGTTTCCCCTCACCTGGTCAACAGGAACTATGTGCCTTATATAATCCAGACAAAATAAATGTACTTTTTACCCCAGAGGTAAAAGAAGGAAAGAGGTTTGATGAACCCTTCGTAGTGGACACCCTAAATAGACTTATCAAAGAGCAATATAAACACTATAGGCCCCCGTTAGAACTTAGCATTTTAGGGTTAGATGACACGCTATTTACAAGGGTAATTATTGCTCATACTAAATCTAAAGGAATCTTTGATATGGTAGACTATGCAAGGTTTGAACAAATTTCCCAACGGGACCGCCTCAAGTTATTTGCAGAATGTATGTCCATTCGCCAGCGCTGTGATGAATATTTGGAGAAAGGACAACAAGTCATGGTCATGGGCGATATTAATGATGGATTTGAACTGGACTTTTACGAAAATAAGTTCAGCAAATCAGCGGTTGAACTTCTGCTTGGAGATACTTGGCATCCAGAATTCATCCTAAAATCTGTTTTGCCTAAACCCAAATTAAACTCTTATGGATGGACTCCCAATTCGAGTAGATTCAAAGACCGAATTACAGGAGATCAAGTCAATGTACTGATTGACCACATTTTAGTCAGTCAAGGAATCCAAGTGCTCCATGGAAAAGTTTGGAATCCCTACCTGGAAAAAGATGACAATTTGATTCAAAGCGTGAAAACTCAATTGAAAAATGCTTCGGATCACTTTCCAATAGTATCTGAAATCGAATTTTAA
- a CDS encoding DUF4287 domain-containing protein, producing the protein MDQAAQTMMDNLQKNTGKSLDEWVSIVKKENFSKHGEILKFLKSDHGFTHGFANLVAHKTLKSDAGSASGSDELISKQYKGKEHLLPLFEKLKVEIKTFGNDIEFAPKNAYVSVRRKKQFAMLIPATKNRFDIGINLKGQEPTGMLELDTKSSGMVSHRIVVNPEEQYSKEVINWLKKAYDAAG; encoded by the coding sequence ATGGACCAAGCAGCACAAACCATGATGGATAACCTTCAAAAAAACACAGGAAAAAGCCTGGATGAATGGGTATCCATTGTCAAAAAAGAAAATTTTTCAAAACATGGTGAAATCCTCAAGTTCTTAAAAAGTGATCATGGGTTTACCCATGGTTTTGCCAACCTAGTCGCTCACAAAACCTTGAAATCCGATGCAGGATCTGCCAGTGGATCGGATGAGTTGATTTCCAAACAATACAAGGGAAAAGAACACCTTTTACCGCTATTTGAAAAATTAAAGGTTGAAATTAAAACCTTTGGAAACGACATTGAATTTGCTCCAAAGAATGCCTATGTGAGCGTCAGGAGAAAGAAACAATTTGCAATGTTAATTCCTGCTACGAAAAACCGGTTTGACATTGGAATCAATCTCAAAGGCCAAGAACCCACTGGCATGCTTGAATTAGATACTAAATCTAGTGGAATGGTAAGCCATAGAATCGTAGTCAATCCGGAAGAGCAATATTCAAAAGAAGTAATTAACTGGTTAAAAAAGGCTTACGATGCAGCTGGTTAA